In Rhodamnia argentea isolate NSW1041297 chromosome 1, ASM2092103v1, whole genome shotgun sequence, the genomic window AAAGGAAGTTGGGTCGACAAGTATGGAGACGCTTATTGATGCCTCAATAAGTTCTGTTCGGTTAAATGTACACTTATGCAGTTCGTCAAATCACGTTGTAAGTATTGGAATACCGATTTCCTTAGATGGTATATCATGCCCTCGAATAGATGAATTGAGTCGAGCATCCGATGGCTTGCTTATAGAGATGAGAATTCTCTTGTAGTATGGCGTGTCTTAAGACAAAACTCGTTTTGTCTCCATAAATTTTACGCGGATCGTAAAAATTGGTTATCAAATCAGTGTTATATTTCGAGTTTGAACTCATTGTACGAAACCCAACCCAAATAAGGAAAGTCGAAAGTGGACTTTGTTGCCGATACTTGTTGAAGGAAATCATATACTCCACATTGTAAGTCGTGGTGTTTGACTGAAGTTTGTTCTTTTGGGGAGCGCATGTCAACACTTCTGCTTCCGAAATCAACTTCCGCCGAGAAGTTGATTTTCGTATTTCAACTCAGaagcggaagttgatttttctacttttactccagaagttgatttttgattagaaattcatttggttgaaaatttttacttctgaaatcatctataaaaaattattattggcaaccgaaaaatttctaaaacttcctttttaaactttttaaatttcttaaaaattaatttttattattaaaaatattatttgctttttaaaaataaaaaattattatttattttttactccggcggcCGGAGATGACGACTCGGCGGCGGTGGTCACAGTGATGGTTGGCGGCGGGAGGcggggcggtggtcggcgatgggtggcggcgacggctgttggcggcggccggcggtggtcgACGATGGGCAGCGGTGGGCTGCGGTCGTAGGTTGGCAACAGTGGTCACGAGCGACGGTCGGTGGTGGTTAGCGGCGGGGGGCAGCCGATGGATGGCAGCGATTAGCGGCAATGGGCGATGGTCGGCAGTTGATGGTGGTCATGGGTGGCAATGGCCGGTGGCGAACGATGGTCAATGGTGGGTGGCTGTGGTCAATGATGGGTAGCGGCGAAGGTCGGCGGGGtcaaaaagagggtgatggcataatgaaaagaagataaggcgagaagtacttcttgagttgaaaagtaactttttttaacttctcaaattgggagaaaaataacttcggaaatgaaaattcacttttgaagtagaaatttctttcaaaagtaaacaattttaccaaattgattTACGCTTCATAAGTTaaattatcaaacggatttctgttccaaaagtgcttttggagcagaaatccacttctagaagtgttatcatgcgcacacTTGCTTTCTTCATGTACTTTGTTTATGGGTTATTTACTCACTTCCAAGTTTGTGCAAGAGCGTTTCGAAGGTTAATATACGAACTCATGTATTCCTATGGGGAATCGAGAGattattttgcaagatattatgAGAGCTAAGCATCGTGTGAATTAGATAAATAATAAGAGTGCTTGAATGACTTGAGTGTGATTGTAAACTATGTTATGCCGCTCAATTGATATTGGAATCATGTAATGCTCGCCCCCATGAAAGGAGGCCATATCGATCGAATTGCGCAAATCGGATGTCTAATTCAATgcattattctatttatttttgtgttcgcttgcttgttttttatttctcaagaaATAATGATCAAACTATTTATGAACTTTAACCTATTGTGCAATGTAGtgcctaaatttttaatttgattaatgtaATACatcgagaaaattaccaaaaaagtcctaaacatattataattgtgtcaattcagttctaaacatttcttTTTCGCCAATTGAGTCGTAagccttttgtaattgtgtcaattcagtcctaaatattttttttactaattgagtcatacCTCAGTCCATTTGTTCGGCCGACGCtcatgtggataatttttaataattgataatattttttcaaattttctagtttagtttctttttatgttttctctttccttttttcttttctttctctttcttttttttcttcccactaGTCGATGAAGATCGCTGGAGCTCGCTCGCCACCGGGCGAGGGTTGCGAAGCCCTTGCCCAGGTTGGGTGAGGCCGTCACAACCTCGGGTGAGGGCAACCTCGCCATGTTCTCGCCGGAGACAAGTGAAGGCGGCCTCGCCCGTGGTGGAcgagggctttgcggccctcGCCGGTCACAGCTCACTTGCcaatgggaagaaaaaaatcaaaagaaagcaaaagaaaaaaaaaagaacaaatacaaaaaaatatatatatatatattaaaatataattaaaaattatccacgtcaacgtcaGCTAGccaaataaactgaattggcacaaatgtaaaaatttatgacttaattggccaaaaagattatgaccGAATGgatataattgtaataaatttagaatttttttgataaattttttcgTGTTTCATCGGCTTTTGTTGAAAGGGCAAGTCTATGTTGCACTTTACAAAGTCATATCCTCAATCATAGTGCAACCAATTCATCTTTGTTTAGGGGGGGCTCTTCTTTCAAGGTAGTCATTTCAACCTTGGCAAAGGACAAAAGAATATTCACGAAATTCGAACAAATTATAAACTCCAAGAAAATGCATTGACCGGACATTATTATTCTTCCCCTTTCCGTGTATTTGGCGTGGGGCAAATGCATTATCTTCATTCTTCGCTTTGcgttctctcttttcctcttttttcctgtcaattcatttaattttttttcctcaatcatttcgaaattgagaaaaagCAGCTTCAAGTGAGCCCAaaatttgatgtgattttttctttcgttttttttcatGTGATTTCATGGATGTGGCCCTCAAACCGACATTGCCCATGATAGGCGTCTGTCTCAATCGCCTAATCTGATTGACCTTGTTGCgttgttttttttgttccattCATATTGTTTGGTCTTTTATTCTAGGAGTAAAGTTTGGGATATATATCGCTTCTGCTCGAATAACAATTTGAAAAGCATGTAGCATGATTCTACAGGTCACAATCTATGGATAAAGATCAGCTAATTGTCGATGCTAATCGATATAACCTTCGCTTCGTGCTAAGTCGGTTATCGGgagaaaattatcgaaaaaattataaagctTTTActattatgtcaattcagttctaaaccattcttcttcttcttctttttcccattttggtcatagtcttttgcatttgtgtcaattcaatctttttccgatcaacatttttaaataatattttaaaaaatttatcattctgttcgctgttttttttttttccttttgtatttAGTGGCGTTGCGGCCCTTGCTGGATTTGGGCGAGCGAGGGCCACAAACCTCATCGGCCCTAAGTGCGGGGAAAGAacagtaaataaaaaatgataaaaaaaaattaaaaatattattgaaaatgttcATGTCGGCGTCGGCTATGTTACGTAGGACGGTCAGCCTACACGTCAATGATTTTGGCCGAAAtggctaaattggcataaatataaaaggtttaggactaaattaactaaaaaaaaaaaatacatgattcaattaacacaattgcaatatatttaagagttttttcatcatttttttcacGCTTATTGGCGGCAGAAAGTTCAAAGTCATTATTACATCTCTAATGAATAtaggatttctctaacacaacctAAAAATTATGCCCATCTTCATCTACCAAACACCGGAACATATTTGGAGCCCCTAGTTAAGTAAACCATCAACTATGATATCAATTTATTAGAGAGCACGCAGAAAAAGCCCGATACCTTCGCCTAGAGAAAAAGCCGAAAGAGAGCTCAAGTCCGAGCCTGTCAATATATTCAGGTGGACTCATAGTCAATTAAAATCTTGGGCCAATGAATTGTAGACCAATTATGACATATTAACTATTCTACATcacttttggacaaaaaaaaaaactattctacatcactttaattttttgatgtgaaatttctctaacacaacttacacatgcataaaaaaattgtcatccTTATCGGGAAATGAAACAACGATAAGATTTCATATTTATCTCTAGAAAGCTGGTATTATGGTAAACTGCAGTAGTATTTATTCTTTTACGTTATTtcatacaaaaaataaagagtTTATATTTCACCGGTATGCCACGTGTTAGAGACAAAAATAGAAACCCTAATTACCACTTCTGAACTATCACAATCACCTTTGTTGGGAgaacttttagatttttttctcgTCAACCGCCTTTTATGATTAAGGATTATCAACCAATCCCTCTCTCCTGCTTATCTTCTTTAAAGGATTCTCGCATAATGAGAATAATTACTTTGCGAGATGTTCTATATGCTGTGTTCTATAGCGACGTCCTTAAactattttcttcttgttccgCTTCCACATTCAAATTGAGTCcatgctttatttatttatttttttcatattttcatgaatttatTCAGGGGTGGAAATCATTTCTATTGCATACACGCAAATCCTCGATTAAAACCCTTCGATTAAatatttagaaatgaattgataCGAATGTAATAGGTAAGACTCTTTTTGCTACTTTTATCATTATCGTTATTATATTTCCTTTCTACTGAGATTTATATgtacaacaaaaaatttcaaataagggcccaaagtgaactttatttcaaaaaagagcctgaAATGGTATaacagtttcaaataagggctcatGGTGGCCATGGAATCTCAAAAAAGAGGTTGGCCTaaagggtattttcgttattttccctttttgattttttttacttatttatttattttttcctttttatgttttttaaattaaaaatgaaaatgaaaaatgaaaaaaaaaaaaacatacgagAGCTACTCCCGCCTGTCTGtgtatattattttttaattattaaaaaaaagaaaaaacaaagaaaaaataaaattaaaaaggtgaaatgacaaaaatgcccttgagatcatacccttttttgagacttcattgccacttcaggcccttatttgacacaaagttcacttcatacccttatttgaaacgagatTCACTTCGGGCcattgtttgagaaaataaaaacatttcatatccttatttagaattttccctatATACAATgcctcttttctttctgtttcatTTTACCCGCGAAATTCTAGTTCAAACTAGCAACATGCTCGAAATATTTAATTTTATGTGCAAATTTCGTAATTTAGCCATAGATTTCCAACGGCAGTAGAGTTATCATTGGTTAAATTGGGAACATTTTGTCATTAAGGCTCcattattttgcgaaaaataagacattttcgaaaaatatttttcagaaagtcaTTTGCCAGGAaaattagaatatttttttcaacGTTTGGCTTAAATCCTGAAAatgaataggaaaatattttccgttgtttggtatgaaaaactCATGTGAACTTCCTagcgaaaattacaaaaaaaaattgaattattttttattatgaccaaaaaaattatttttcgtttcTTTGTTCCTCCCCGGCCGACGATCGAAAGAAGGACGAGGTCGAGCCTCTCCGGCACCTTACCGACCTTAGACGAGCTCCACCTTGCTAGATCTAGCGAGGTGGAACCTTGCCTGTGGTCCGTCGTCGaccaggaaaaaaagaaaagaaaaataagaaatgattaaaaagaaaaggtaggcaaatgaggaaaaagaggaagaaaaatgattgcctcttttcaaaaagagggaATCATTTGCCTCACTTTTATaggttttttttccattaatgaaaaatatttttgttgactattttattttctgtgaatcATACgttgaaaaattcgaaaaaaaatttcttgaaaattttattccATGAAATAGACGGAGCATAAATAGCCACTCTTTCTTTGGAAAGattgccaaaaaagtcttaaacctattgcaattgtgtcattttttttttcatttgagttataaaccttttgtatttgtgcaaattcagtcatgTTGACTAAAATTGGTCCAAAATTAATGACATGGACGCTAGCCGTCCCACGTAGCACtgttggcgctaacgtgaaatcttttatatttttggtgAACTTTATTATGtttcctaatcttttttttttctcttttctgtcgTGCCCTCACCCAATTGGCCAAAAAGACCGAACCGGCATAACCGCAAAAGATTTACAACTAAATGGACATAAATGTaacaggtttaggactcaactggaaaaaaaaatttatgactaaattggcacaattgtaataaatttagaacgttatggtaattttcccctctcttttctttatttgaatgGAAACTTGAAAAAGGCAGCTCTAATCAAAAACATAGAATACGGACGGCTCTTTAACTCATTTTTATGATGTCAAACTAATCATATAGATGAGATTAGACGTGTTTTAATACGTCACAAAGTCCAATCAAATACTTATGCTATCAGATAGAATAACACTAAATGTACGTGATATACGGTATACATACCCTTGATTTTCTTGTACTCTTATCATTAATTAATTTTGGCCCCAACTAAGGAAAATTTCCAAGGGCCAAAATTAATTAATGATAAGAGTACAAGAAAATCAAGGGTATGTGTTTTAGTAACTAAAATAGTGTTCTTGAGCCTGAAAAGTTCGCTAAAGATTAGAATTTTCTAGATTTGGTTTATCCAAAGCTACAACGTAATCGTAGGTTGATACACATTTAAATAAAATGATTTACGAGTTTATTCGCGAACGCCGTCGAGGCTAGGCATCACGCTAGGTCGCCACGTCGGCAAGGAAAGAGTTGGGAAGACAAAAATGCGGTGAGCCTTCAATTTCGGGTTGACGCAAAACGATTAGCCAAGTTGACAACTAAGTATGGACAACCCCAAATTCCCTATATATGGCCGAAGCTTGCCAACCCAGTCCTTCCATTTTCTTAGCTATCCACAACCTTCCTTCCCTCTCTTCACACCCTATCATTACAAAGCTTTCAaacaccatctctctctctctctctctgaaaccCTATTTTTCTCTACCTTTGATTTGTCTCAATGAGATTTTGCTTGCTGAGTATGATGTTCTTTGCTGCTGCCTAGAAAGTGAGTTTCTTCTTGGGTTGGAGCTTGCGAAGGCGGGAAAGAAGATGATCGAGGACGTGATTCGCGACCCCGAACAAGTGCAACTTCCGATCGTAACATATTCGAAGCTCTTGAACTTGTTCTCTTTTTTATCTTTGTCGATAACGcatatgcatgcatgcatgttgTCTTTCGGAAACGACATGAATATGCATGCGAAAACATAGCAGCTTCCGAAAAAGTATTCCGGATGATCCGGTCATTTTGGTTTCAATCATCATTTAGGTTTCGCTATTTGGTTCGATATTTGCAAAGAATTTGTTAAGAGATACCGCGAAAATTTGGTTCATGAAGGGCCGTTCTGCGTCGCTGTTCTAGAGCTAAaacttattcttcattatcGATGTTCTTGGTAGCGTTTCTCTTACCTTGAGCATTGGGAGTCGCCATCTTCCTTTTTTGAGTCTTCATGGAATTTCCAGTCTCCCGAACTTTCTTGTCAAGTAACTCACGTCAAGGAAGAATCTGAACATAATAATACAGGTCCGAGTTCTCGTGCTGACCGCCAAATCATTCGCGACCTTTACGAACATTTAGAGAGTATCATGAACATCTATAGGTGCCGTGAATGACAGAGACATAATCTTAGATGGGCAAGTAGAATGAGGGAATAATGGGTCATCTTTCTGCACAAACCGGTCAAGTGATGGAGTTTGATCACGTCCCGTTTTTAGCTTCATCTTTCCGCGCTGTATCTGCCCATAATATGTCGTTTTCCCAGGGTCGCAATCCCCACCCAGAGGCTTAGTTTAGTTGATTCCCACTCATTCTTTTCTACTTTGGGTTGAGTAGCTTCCGATGCTTCATCTTCAAGCTTTCCCTGGTTGAGCTTGTTTGAGTTAGGATCAAACTTTTCAAGTACCATGCCATGGACATATCTGATAAGCGCGCACCGATACTCCACTCTAGTATCCCAGATTCTTCGTGCATATGTGCCGTTTCAGGATGAATAAAGTCGCGGGTTTCATGAGTTGGCCAACGAGAAAATCGCGGTTTTCAACGACATACCATAAGTTCTATATAAGCGCTAATGATGTTTTTGCCATCTGTTTTTGGTTTGGCTTTGTTAGATTGAGTATAAGTGTGTGTTTCCTGATTAATCTCACAATGCATCAACGATCAACCTTTTTAAGCCTTCCATTTCTTTAGTCTTTCAATCAATGCACAAGCACAGTGTCTAACACATCTGATTAATTAACGACGTTAGGTAAATCCGCTACCTTGATGACGACACGCATCCGAAAATAACGACCGTAATAAGAGATTCAGGACAAATTATATTGATTTTGCTTTACAACTAATTTTTGCAGGAGGAACTTTCAAGCCCTCTGAGTGCTCAGTTGCTTGAGTACTGTGAGGCAGAGCTATTGGGAAGCGAAATCATACGAAGTTCTGAGACAACCTCATCCTCAAACCGTTGCTATGAAGACAACGCCTTCAACAATCATGTCTGCTTGCCACCGGACGCCGAAAACATCAGTAGCTTTCAAGACAACAATGGTAGTGGTAATGTCAACAGCACCACGTTGATGACAGCTCCATCCACCAGCAATAACGTCTCCACCAATATAGCTCAGAACAGCAACTCCAATTTCTCGGCGCTCTTCGATGATTCCCCGGTCGACGAAGTCGACGACATATCCGCCTCGATCGACTTCTCCACCTCCCCTCCCTTTTACGTCCCTCCGTTCTCCGGCGCTGCTCAACAAGAGCATCAATTCGACTTCTCTCCACCGCAACCTCAAATCCCATTAACCGATCACGTCGTCAACGGGATTATTTCCCCGTACGCACCGCCGTCAACCAACCAGGCAGGAGGAATGTTACGCCAGGCTCTGCCCCCCATCGTCGAAGACTGCCTATCTTCCGTCCCGTCTTACCTCCCTTTGAGTCGGCCATCGCCTTCTTGCGCTTTTCTAGGCCCAAACAACTGTGGGGCTCATAGCCCTATACCTGGGAACTTGAGTGGTGCTCTATGTGGTGACACTTCTGGGATGTTCTTGGGAAGTCTTCTTGAACTCCAAGCACCAGAGCTGGATTTTCGAGGAGATGGCGCCAGGATGTATTACCCGAACCCAAACCAGCAGATATTGATCAATCAGGGCGACATACAGGTactagaatttttattttcctccttAATGATGTCCAAATTGGACTTACTGAAAATGGCTAACGATTAGCAACAATTGTAGATTTTCTCCAAGTAATTGAGATCTATTTCACAGTTTTTGTGGCCTGAAAGTTTTCTGGTTTGTGGCAAAGGCATTTAATATTGAAAGTCAAAAGCTGCTTAATGGCCCGGCGAGCTCTTCTTCACCATTGGCGACAGAGGTTTCGAACTTTGAGGATTCAGCATACAAAGTGGGGAAGCTCTCCACtgaggaaaggaaagagaagatccATAGGTACATGAAGAAAAGGAATGAAAGGAACTTCAGCAAGAAAAtcaaggtcctctctctctctctctctctctctctctctctctctctcttatgaaCAAAATGACTAAACTGTATATATGCAGTATGCTTGTCGCAAAACTCTAGCAGATAGTCGTCCTCGGGTgagaggaagattcgcgaagaaCGACGAGCTTGGAGAGGCCTCTAGACCTTCTTCTAGTAATcatgatgacgatgacgatgacgaagTAAGATTTTCTATGACCGTCAGTAGCTAGCATTGCTGCGAATCAAGACATTATCGCCAGTTTTCAATAATTTACCACCGAGTGATTGTGCGTTGCTTTTGTACGCTACTTTGCAGCAGGTTGcagtgaaggaggaggaggaagtgatGGATTCTTCGGATATCTTTGCTCATATCAGCGGCTTAAATTCCTTCAAATGCAACTACCCAATCCAATCATGGATCGGACCAACCTCAGGATATTGACTGTGCCTGCAATAAGCAATTTTGGAGGACCCTGGTTCGGTCAGGATTTGGCTTTTCCCTGGTTCAGGGAAGGAAATGAGTGAGGTCTTGGTAGGAAGATGTTAGCTTCAACTAGAATAACGTAAGAGAGCAATGAGAAACCTAGTTTGttctgcttttttcttttcccctttcttccTTTGATATTGCAAATGACAGTTTACAAAGAGAAAATACATGTGATTTGTGCATGGAACGCCATGATACAGTGTTGCAATTCGTATCTCAGATTACACTCATTGATATGCTAAAAGGTATAGCAAGACCGGCATCTTCCATAACTCTTTCGGTTGAAATTCAGGTCAAGAAAAATCTGGCCAATTTTTGCATTCAGAAGAAACACGCATTCAGTGCCTCAGACTCTGCATGGCTGATGCTCACTTAAACTTGCAGATAAAAGGTTTTGGGTACTGAAAGCATTGATGCATAGTGTTAACAGAAATGGGGTTTTTATACACAGTATCCAACATCCAAACAAGATAGAAAAACACATCTCAAGGGCTCTTCACTTACATTGGGAAATCTAAAATTTTAGGTATAGAGAGAACTGTATCACCTCACACAATTAATCGTGCGCGCACGCATACATGTGTGCGCCcgtggagagagaaggagggagggagggagggagggagggagagaacaAAAAATAAGCAACAAAGTTTTACTAGATAGAACATAGAAACATCCACGTTCTACAACAAATGCAAGCCAAAACCCTTGTGTTTGTCCATGCTAACAGAAAACCAACCTTTTTATTACCATATCCGATCTGCTATAGACACCAGTAGTTGGCCCTTAAACCAAACAGCCCTCCTCAGCATAAGCTTCAGATTTTACACGCAAAGGAAAGGCCTTCATTTTTCAATTCCTCCAAACCTTCAACTGGAGGTTGGAGCCTTGCAATTTTGGCAATGGCCTTGTTCTCTTCCGGGTTTCCACCTTCAAGAAAAGCTCCAACAATCTTACCATTTTTGATCCAATAAGATCCGAATTTTGGCTTTGGTGATGTGGGATTGTTGTCTCCAAAAAGCACCGTATCCCCAACATTATCACCGTAGAACTGCCACGAGAGATCAAAAGAACGAGAATAAAAGTACGGAAGGTAATCATACTCATCAATTGATTTTCCCTCCTCAGTTGCCTTTATGGCCTGCATTACAACAGAAATAGTTAGGTCAAGACTTGAATCAACATTGTCTATATATACCAAAATCATGAGATGTGCTTGAGAAGTAGAAGGAATGCTCTTTCCCACATAAACCGACAAAAACTTGGGAAATCATCTTAGTTCCTGAATTCGTGTACCAAGATGAATACAATAGAAACCATATGTTATTTCACACTTGAAGCAAAAGCGAAAATGATTGTACCATAGAGATGTTGATATTGGTTATAGACACttcaaactaaataaaaaatacttataCATGAGAGAGAGCCTGTACCTTTACAGACTGCTCAGCTGATTTACGAGCATGATCGACATGTTCAACTCTTCTGATGTCACCATACAACTTCATCGGGAAAGTAGCAACATCACCAACAGCATACACATCAGGCACGCTTGTTTTAAAGAACCCATCAGTCTGCAATCAATAGAAAAGCATCAACAAAATAGATCTGTACTCTTGCTTCAGCATGAGCCCAGAATGTCGAAAAAGAACACACAGATTAAGCTGGCCCATGGATGATAACATGTTGCCAGATAATAAGACAGAAATGCACTGTTTCATAGCCAGAACTACAGGCACCTACTAGCACATAATGCTTTCACACGTTATTAAGATGATCTATTCCCATTTTTGCCAAAACAGTTATCTTCCTTCAAACATTGAACTGGGTGCATTGCACTCATAAGCCCTGAAACCGAATCTCTATGGAGAGTCTGACTTAGTAATGTAGAGGGTTAAGGTCCCACTAACCTTAATTCCACCTTTCTCCTCTTCAACTTGCCCTTTGAAAAGTGTCATGAGAGGCCTACCACCCACACCAACCACCACAATGTCAGCTTCCAAGACCCTGCCATCCTTGAGTTTCACATCTTTTACCTGGACGATATAAATGACAATACCTCTTGGAGTTAGAAAATACCCAATTACATGAAACTGCTGGAAAGCAAAATTAACAGATTTGAGAACATGCCTCTCCGTTTGCATCAGCAGTAAATCCAACAGCAACTGTTCCCTTGATAATTTTGATTCCTTTGTTAGCATAATAGCCCTCATAGAAGGCAGCTATATCAGCAGTAAAAAGCCGAGGCACTGCAATAATCATCTTTTTCAGGGTGGATCCAGAAAAAATAACTTGCCATGAAACCAAATAATTGTCGATAGGGCCCTTATGTATACTTACTGCACCATGGCTCAGGATAAACCATGCTGACATCaaaattgttcattttcatAACTGCACCAAGCTCAAGTCCTATGTATCCACCGCCGACTATGACACATTTGCCATTCTTTTTAGCTTTGATGACTTCAATTAGCTTATTGGCATCATCAATCTCTCTCAAGTAGAAGATGTTTTTGGAATCAGCTCCTTGAACACCAAAATCTGTCAATCTAAT contains:
- the LOC115743389 gene encoding uncharacterized protein LOC115743389 isoform X2; translated protein: MIEDVIRDPEQVQLPIEELSSPLSAQLLEYCEAELLGSEIIRSSETTSSSNRCYEDNAFNNHVCLPPDAENISSFQDNNGSGNVNSTTLMTAPSTSNNVSTNIAQNSNSNFSALFDDSPVDEVDDISASIDFSTSPPFYVPPFSGAAQQEHQFDFSPPQPQIPLTDHVVNGIISPYAPPSTNQAGGMLRQALPPIVEDCLSSVPSYLPLSRPSPSCAFLGPNNCGAHSPIPGNLSGALCGDTSGMFLGSLLELQAPELDFRGDGARMYYPNPNQQILINQGDIQAFNIESQKLLNGPASSSSPLATEVSNFEDSAYKVGKLSTEERKEKIHRYMKKRNERNFSKKIKYACRKTLADSRPRVRGRFAKNDELGEASRPSSSNHDDDDDDEVAVKEEEEVMDSSDIFAHISGLNSFKCNYPIQSWIGPTSGY
- the LOC115743389 gene encoding uncharacterized protein LOC115743389 isoform X1 translates to MIEDVIRDPEQVQLPIEELSSPLSAQLLEYCEAELLGSEIIRSSETTSSSNRCYEDNAFNNHVCLPPDAENISSFQDNNGSGNVNSTTLMTAPSTSNNVSTNIAQNSNSNFSALFDDSPVDEVDDISASIDFSTSPPFYVPPFSGAAQQEHQFDFSPPQPQIPLTDHVVNGIISPYAPPSTNQAGGMLRQALPPIVEDCLSSVPSYLPLSRPSPSCAFLGPNNCGAHSPIPGNLSGALCGDTSGMFLGSLLELQAPELDFRGDGARMYYPNPNQQILINQGDIQAFNIESQKLLNGPASSSSPLATEVSNFEDSAYKVGKLSTEERKEKIHRYMKKRNERNFSKKIKYACRKTLADSRPRVRGRFAKNDELGEASRPSSSNHDDDDDDEQVAVKEEEEVMDSSDIFAHISGLNSFKCNYPIQSWIGPTSGY
- the LOC115743371 gene encoding monodehydroascorbate reductase-like is translated as MAEKSFKYVIVGGGVAAGYAAREFAKQGLKPGELAIISKEAVAPYERPALSKAYLFPEGFARLPGFHCCVGSGGERLLPQWYKEQGIELILSTEIVKADLAAQTLLSAAGEVFKYHVLIIATGSTVIRLTDFGVQGADSKNIFYLREIDDANKLIEVIKAKKNGKCVIVGGGYIGLELGAVMKMNNFDVSMVYPEPWCMPRLFTADIAAFYEGYYANKGIKIIKGTVAVGFTADANGEVKDVKLKDGRVLEADIVVVGVGGRPLMTLFKGQVEEEKGGIKTDGFFKTSVPDVYAVGDVATFPMKLYGDIRRVEHVDHARKSAEQSVKAIKATEEGKSIDEYDYLPYFYSRSFDLSWQFYGDNVGDTVLFGDNNPTSPKPKFGSYWIKNGKIVGAFLEGGNPEENKAIAKIARLQPPVEGLEELKNEGLSFACKI